One window of the Anopheles cruzii chromosome 2, idAnoCruzAS_RS32_06, whole genome shotgun sequence genome contains the following:
- the LOC128277949 gene encoding TBC1 domain family member 9, producing the protein MWIPPRECSMPFALWVNETTKLTSRYFLLQHRKGHGSLRGFSSMLVGTLDNVLDTRPSPYRILHYQPSTGLCYEIAADITLEAIMIDWEWLAKNLFRVINEMETEEEITNFTICKIQSLLAHTSRPSEEQNDPTSFQVAVCKFREKFRMPEDEKLVNYYYCSHFRKIPRQGQLYLSLNHICFYSYILGSESKLCFRYNELTEIKKSGNTITLRAGQAKEYTFVFLYSPAEAYQLIEQLSKLTMQKMIQDPNQPLVDHDPVVLKKTEKNVAQKTQLLRDLTARQQSDEYRIHFRVPKTEILDGMIKASLWAPYAKKHITGVLYLSQNYLCFKSEVASAVALVIPLSKIVSVEKNEDPHNRFINRIIITTSDGSIFVLQHILDREFLINKISELLSKTVPPARTHDDLDWVKQEPLMHLYKDPNNRAFDDMQAEKMKRWEEHFSLYGRNISMFRTTDTINLVIEGIPDQLRREIWMIFSGAIHMKMMNPGLYQELVTRTKDQSPVSFEEIERDLHRSLPEHPAFQTNIGITALRRVLQAYALRNPEIGYCQAMNIVTSVFLIYCDEEDAFWILCCLCESLLPDYYNDRVVGAQIDQGLLDELIAGQLPSLHVKLSELGMIRMISLSWFLTIFLSVMPYESALHIIDCFLCDGAKVIFIIALKILEWNQEKLLECSDDGEAMQLLSTFLMGIFNDEVQRIRIIDKEKQQIKSQSVQTLIYEAYLKFGKAITSQKIEELRNKHRRITVHQLEKDLENSVIKNYKDNGYFDGEELRMLLCYTKDEKISVKNRARPSSVNSSEPVFDMAVLNDAKKRFRDNRYDCFRVDYETFRKLFVDLTPWGHCQNIDVAEKLFRLMDKQSAGYLEFKQLIFAIGIICSKRATEKLKLLYILHLPPLLSAQELETSSVCESRDSDTEVATEAESFFSDNPMETIKSLPSPIDISLEATDVESLSLSHFNATPNLSIDETSTNAETSSIFYVDLPTTSSSMIGGTAGGSASGGAVAGTSGHNNANLGETESFGSRSDISDLGFNRYSLDESVSRRGLSGATATTTEARSISGLRIFLDEPDSNFTYKTIPNMGQKNFISLWTTLLEILNKEQRVTDQQVQTSYKTLISLGEDVAFSGRDDSNDSFTQLAFPAVEGGEMFQFDPNGNPSSSSSERTPKRRGSKTAAGHNSETLWEISLNQFVATAMSVGVIEEQFSLPFSIKSRVETLQKNRRKCKS; encoded by the exons ATGTGGATTCCACCGAGAGAATGTTCGATGCCGTTCGCACTGTG GGTTAACGAAACGACGAAGCTTACCTCGCGCTACTTCCTGCTGCAGCACCGAAAGGGCCACGGCAGCCTGCGCGGCTTCTCTTCGATGCTCGTCGGCACGCTGGACAACGTCCTGGACACTCGGCCGTCACCGTACCGCATTTTGCATTACCAACCCTCGACGGGTCTATGCTACG AAATTGCCGCTGACATCACACTGGAAGCCATCATGATCGACTGGGAGTGGCTGGCGAAGAATCTGTTTCGCGTCATCAACGAGATGGAAACGGAGGAGGAAATCACCAACTTTACGATCTGCAAAATACAGTCCCTGCTCGCGCACACAAGCCGGCCATCGGAGGAGCAGAACGATCCGACCAGCTTCCAGGTGGCGGTGTGCAAGTTTCGCGAAAAGTTTCGCATGCCCGAGGACGAGAAGCTGgtcaactactactactgcagCCACTTCCGCAAGATACCGCGCCAGGGACAGCTCTACTTGTCGCTCAACCACATCTGCTTCTACTCCTACATACTCGGATCGGAGAGCAAGCTGTGCTTTCGCTACAACGAGCTGACCGAGATCAAAAAGTCGGGCAACACGATCACGCTGCGGGCGGGCCAGGCCAAGGAGTACACGTTCGTGTTTCTCTACTCGCCCGCCGAAGCGTACCAGCTGATCGAGCAGCTGAGCAAGCTGACGATGCAGAAAATGATACAGGATCCGAACCAGCCGCTCGTCGACCACGATCCGGTGGTGCTGAAGAAGACGGAAAAGAACGTCGCCCAGAAGACGCAGCTGCTGCGCGACCTGACGGCCCGCCAGCAGTCGGACGAGTATCGGATACACTTTCGCGTGCCAAAAACGGAAATACTAGACGGTATGATCAAGGCATCGCTGTGGGCACCGTACGCTAAGAAGCACATCACCGGCGTACTGTATCTGTCGCAGAACTACCTGTGCTTCAAGAGCGAGGTCGCATCCGCGGTAGCGCTCGTCATTCCGCTCAGTAAGATCGTC AGCGTTGAAAAGAATGAAGATCCCCACAATCGGTTCATCAAccggatcatcatcaccacgtCCGATGGAAGCATTTTCGTACTGCAGCACATTCTGGATCGTGAGTTCCTGATAAACAAAATTTCGGAATTGCTCTCCAAAACGGTTCC ACCCGCGCGAACGCACGATGATTTGGATTGGGTGAAGCAGGAGCCTCTAATGCACCTTTACAAGGATCCCAACAACCGCGCGTTCGATGACATGCAAGCGGAGAAG ATGAAGCGCTGGGAGGAACACTTCTCACTGTACGGGCGTAACATTTCGATGTTCCGCACCACGGACACGATCAATCTCGTCATCGAGGGCATCCCGGACCAATTGCGGCGCGAAATTTGGATGATCTTTTCCGGTGCGATCCACATGAAAATGATGAACCCGGGCCTGTACCAGGAACTGGTGACACGGACGAAAGATCAAAGCCCGGTTTCGTTCGAGGAGATCGAGCGCGATCTACATCGATCGCTACCGGAGCATCCGGCTTTCCAGACAAACATAGGCATTACGGCGCTGAGAAGGGTGCTGCAGGCTTACGCTCTGCGCAACCCGGAGATTGGTTACTGCCAAGCGATGAACATTGTCACGTCCGTATTTCTCATCTACTGCGACGAGGAGGACGCGTTCTGGATACTGTGCTGCCTGTGCGAGTCGCTGCTGCCGGATTACTACAACGATCGTGTCGTCGGGGCACAGATTGATCAGGGGCTGCTGGACGAACTGATCGCGGGTCAGTTGCCCAGCTTGCATGTCAAACTGTCCGAGCTGGGCATGATACGCATGATATCGCTGTCCTGGTTCCTTACGATCTTTCTCAGCGTGATGCCGTACGAAAGTGCGCTTCACATCATCGACTGCTTTCTTTGCGATGGCGCAAAAGTGATCTTCATA ATAGCTTTAAAAATTCTCGAATGGAACCAAGAAAAGTTGCTCGAGTGTAGCGATGACGGCGAGGCGATGCAGTTGCTGTCCACCTTCCTGATGGGCATTTTTAACGACGAGGTGCAACGGATCAGGATCATCGATAAGGAGAAACAGCAGATTAAA AGCCAATCCGTGCAGACGCTCATCTACGAAGCATATCTGAAATTCGGTAAAGCAATAACGTCACAAAAGATTGAAGAGCTGCGTAACAAACACCGACGCATAACCGTCCACCAGCTCGAGAAGGATCTGGAAAATAGTGTGATAAAAAACTACAAAGACAATGG GTACTTCGATGGTGAAGAGCTGCGAATGTTGCTGTGCTACACAAAGGATGAGAAGATAAGCGTCAAGAATCGAGCCCGCCCGTCCTCGGTCAACAGCAGTGAACCGGTTTTCGATATGGCCGTGCTGAACGATGCCAAGAAAAGGTTTCGCGATAACCGCTATGACTGTTTCCGGGTAGACTACGAAACCTTTCGCAAACTGTTCGTCGATCTAACGCCGTGGGGCCATTGTCAGAATATCGATGTGGCAGAGAAGCTGTTCCGC CTAATGGACAAACAATCGGCCGGTTATCTCGAGTTCAAACAGCTGATTTTTGCAATCGGCATCATTTGCTCAAAGCGCGCAACGGAGAAGCTGAAGCTGCTGTACATTCTACACCTGCCGCCGCTCCTGAGTGCTCAAGAACTGGAAACGAGCAGCGTGTGTGAATCTCGCGACTCGGACACCGAGGTCGCCACCGAAGCGGAAAGCTTCTTTAGTGACAATCCGATGGAAACGATCAAATCGCTCCCGTCACCGATCGACATCAGTCTCGAGGCGACTGATGTTGAAAGTCTTTCGCTGTCACACTTTAACGCTACGCCCAACCTGTCGATAGATGAAACATCGACCAACGCGGAAACGTCGTCAATATTCTACGTCGATCTACCGACCACGAGCAGCAGTATGATCGGCGGGACGGCTGGTGGCAGCGCGAGTGGTGGTGCGGTAGCAGGCACCTCCGGTCATAACAATGCCAATCTGGGTGAAACGGAATCGTTCGGTTCGCGGTCGGACATAAGCGACCTCGGGTTTAACCGGTACAGTCTTGATGAAAGCGTCAGCCGACGCGGACTTAGTGGGGCCACGGCGACCACGACCGAGGCACGCAGCATTAGCGGTTTGCGCATCTTTCTCGACGAACCGGACTCGAACTTTACGTACAAAACCATTCCGAACATGGGACAGAAAAATTTCATCTCCCTCTGGACCACGTTGCTAGAAATTTTGAACAAAGAGCAGAGAGTTACCGACCAGCAGGTGCAAACGTCTT ATAAAACACTGATTTCACTCGGTGAGGACGTTGCCTTCAGTGGGCGAGACGATAGCAACGATAGTTTCACGCAGCTTGCCTTCCCGGCAGTGGAAGGTGGTGAAATG TTTCAGTTCGACCCGAACGGCAATCCGTCATCGTCCAGCTCGGAACGTACACCTAAGCGGCGGGGCTCCAAGACAGCCGCAGGCCATAACTCGGAAACGCTGTGGGAAATATCCCTCAATCAGTTCGTAGCGACCGCCATGTCCGTCGGTGTGATCGAGGAACAGTTTTCGCTCCCATTTTCCATTAAGTCACGCGTCGAAACGCTGCAAAAAAATCGCCGAAAGTGTAAAAGctaa